The Daucus carota subsp. sativus chromosome 7, DH1 v3.0, whole genome shotgun sequence genome window below encodes:
- the LOC135147916 gene encoding uncharacterized protein LOC135147916, whose protein sequence is MPPRRQNRANNRDGNNDNNNPEPTMAQILQILAQQTANLTQQQERQANPQVTFKNFQSVNPPEFKGSADPIEARIWLKEIEKAFMLVKVRDEQKTEFASYYLKEEATYWWESVRAMEGTEDVTWDRFKELFLEKYFPQFLQDRMELQFLELKQGDMSVAEYEKKFAELARFVPTYVDTDRKRAKRFQQGLKAWIRGKLAILELDTYAAVVQKAMIAETESEMSQKEKEGKKRKPEHHEGQFQQGRFQNFNNPKKGKFQQGRNPTFKKPDVGGSGQGNRPAIGNQPRPPLPECQICGKRHGGICNRLNVVCYKCNQKGHYSRECQNPPARTPMIRDQPARNQLNRTPAAGITCFRCGKPGHMVKDCKVPAPGNPTLRIMGSTPVVPEVPKARTYNMTMRDAVQDADVVAGTLTVNSLCAKVLIDSGATRSFISEYFVPKLSRPIELLNEVMNIELANQERVPVSQVYRNCEVEILGNKFCADLIPFKLGEFDVILGMDWLSKHNAQIDCRSTKVILKTPNEKTIVFRGQKQVKKFLTMIQTKRLLRQGCEAYIAYVTDQSRELVKLEDIPVVNEFPDVFPDELPGLPPDREIEFAIDLAPGTEPVSKAPYRMAPVEMKELATQLQDLLEKGVVRPSVSPWGAPVLFVKKKDGSMRLCIDYRELNKLTIKNRYPLPRIDDLFDQLKGARCFSKIDLRSGYHQLKIKQEDIPKTAFRTRYGHYEFLVMAFGLTNAPAAFMDLMNRVFKPYLDKFVIVFIDDILIYSKTTEDHATHLRMALETLRREKLYAKFSKFSKEGIKVDPSKIEAIMNWERPRTPTEVRSFLGLAGYYRRFVQDFSRIAVPMTRLTRKEEKFVWTEKCEESFQELKKRLVSAPVLSLPDEQGNFANVVADALSRKERLNVKRTIQTIEDMLRVCAIDFKGNWDEHLPLVEFSYNNSYHASIGMPPYEALYGRKCRSPVCWDEVGERKLLGPELVQQTKEVIETIQRRLISAQNRQRKYADQTRKDIEFEEGESVLLKISPWKGLS, encoded by the exons ATGCCTCCCAGAAGACAAAACCGTGCAAACAACCGTGATGGTAACAATGATAATAACAATCCAGAACCTACAATGGCCCAAATTCTTCAGATCTTGGCCCAACAGACTGCCAACCTGACTCAGCAGCAGGAAAGGCAGGCTAATCCCCAGGTTACTTTCAAAAACTTTCAGTCTGTTAATCCCCCAGAGTTTAAGGGTTCAGCGGACCCTATTGAGGCTAGGATATGGTTGAAGGAAATTGAAAAGGCATTTATGTTGGTTAAAGTGAGAGATGAGCAGAAGACTGAGTTTGCTAGTTATTATCTGAAGGAGGAGGCCACCTATTGGTGGGAGTCTGTGAGAGCAATGGAAGGGACAGAGGATGTTACCTGGGATAGGTTTAAGGAGTTGTTTTTGGAGAAATACTTTCCTCAATTTCTCCAGGATCGAATGGAGTTACAGTTTTTAGAATTGAAGCAAGGGGATATGTCAGTGGCTGAGTATGAGAAAAAGTTTGCTGAGTTGGCTAGGTTTGTTCCAACCTATGTAGATACCGACAGGAAAAGAGCTAAGAGATTTCAACAGGGGTTAAAAGCATGGATCAGGGGAAAACTAGCCATATTGGAATTAGATACTTATGCAGCTGTAGTTCAGAAGGCAATGATAGCAGAAACGGAAAGCGAAATGTCTCAGAAAGAGAAAGAGGGAAAGAAGCGTAAGCCAGAGCATCACGAGGGACAGTTTCAGCAGGGAAGGTTTCAGAACTTTAATAACCCGAAGAAGGGGAAATTTCAGCAGGGGAGAAATCCCACTTTTAAGAAGCCAGATGTAGGTGGTAGTGGACAAGGTAACCGTCCAGCTATTGGAAATCAACCAAGGCCTCCACTGCCGGAGTGCCAGATATGTGGAAAGAGGCACGGGGGAATCTGTAATAGATTGAATGTAGTGTGTTATAAGTGTAATCAGAAAGGACACTATTCTAGAGAATGTCAGAACCCACCAGCACGGACCCCAATGATTCGAGATCAACCAGCAAGGAACCAACTCAATAGGACTCCAGCAGCTGGGATAACATGTTTTAGGTGTGGAAAACCAGGACACATGGTGAAGGATTGCAAGGTACCAGCTCCAGGTAACCCTACACTTAGAATTATGGGATCCACTCCAGTAGTCCCAGAAGTTCCTAAAGCCAGAACCTACAACATGACTATGAGGGATGCAGTCCAGGATGCAGAtgtggtggcaggtacgcttactgtgaattctttatgtgccaaggttttgattgattctggagctactagatcgttTATTTCTGAATATTTTGTGCCTAAGTTAAGTCGTCCCATAGAATTGCTTAATGAGGTTATGAATATAGAGTTGGCTAATCAGGAACGTGTCCCTGTTAGCCAAGTTTATAGGAATTGTGAAGTTGAGATCttaggaaataagttttgtgccgacttgatacctttcaagttgggagagtttgatgttattttagggatggattggttatCGAAGCATAATGCTCAGATAGATTGTCGTAGTACAAAGGTGATATTAAAAACACCGAATGAGAAGACGATAGTATTTCGAGGACAGAAACAGGTAAAGAAGTTTTTGACTATGATTCAAACGAAGAGATTGTTGCGTCAAGGTTGTGAAGCTTATATAGCGTATGTAACTGATCAGAGTCGagaacttgtgaagcttgaagATATTCCGGTAGTAAACGAGTTCCCAGATGTATTTCCAGATGAGTTACCCGGATTACCTCCAGATAGAGAAATTGAATTTGCAATAGATTTAGCACCTGGAACCGAACCAGTATCTAAAGCCCCATATAGAATGGCACCAGTagaaatgaaagaattggcaaccCAGTTACAAGATTTGTTAGAGAAGGGAGTGGTTAGAcccagtgtatccccgtggggagcaccagtgttgtttgtgaagaagaaggatggtAGTATGAGGTTATGTATCGATTACCGGGAACTTAATAAGTTAACCATTAAGAATAGATACCCATTACCCCGtatagatgatttgtttgatcaattgaagggagcgagatgtttttcgaagattgatttaaggtcgggataccatcagctaaagattaaacaagaagatatacctaaaacagcttttagaacccgATATGGCCACTATGAGTTTTTAGTGATGGCCTTTGGATTAACCAATGCCCCCGCAGCTTTTATGGACCTAATGAACAGAGTCTTTAAAccatatttggataaatttgtgattgtattcatagatgatattttgatttattccaAAACCACTGAGGATCATGCAACCCACTTAAGGATGGCTTTAGAGACATTGAGAAGAGAGAAGTTGTATGCTAAGTTTTCAAAGT TCAGTAAAGAAGGAATTAAAGTAGATCCCTCCAAGATTGAGGCaattatgaattgggaaaggccaagGACACCaacagaagttagaagtttcttgggtttggcaggttattatagaagattTGTCCAAGATTTCTCAAGGATTGCTGTACCAATGACGAGGCTTACCCGGAAAGAAGAAAAGTTTGTGTGGACTGAAAAGTGTGAAGAAAGTTTCCAAGAATTGAAGAAAAGGTTAGTATCAGCCCCAGTGTTATCACTTCCAGATGAACAaggaaatttt GCAAATGTAGTGGCAGATGCTTTGAGCAGGAAAGAAAGACTGAATGT CAAAAGGACTATTCAAACGATCGAGGATATGCTACGTGTCTGTGCTATCGATTTTAAAGGCAACTGGGACGAGCATCTACCGTTAGTGGAATTCTCATACAACAACAGCTATCATGCAAGCATCggaatgcctccttatgaagctctttatggacgtAAATGTCGCTCACCCGTGTGTTGGGATGAAGTAGGAGAACGCAAATTACTTGGGCCAGAACTAGTTCAGCAGACGAAAGAAGTGATTGAAACCATTCAAAGAAGACTGATTTCAGCACAGAATCGTCAGAGAAAGTACGCGGATCAAACCAGGAAAGATATAGAATTTGAAGAGGGAGAATCTGTATTACTGAAGATTtcgccatggaaaggactatccTGA